Proteins from one Pseudomonas grandcourensis genomic window:
- the cobG gene encoding precorrin-3B synthase, which yields MPNRLRPSACPGLLRVVQALDGGICRIKLDGGAIRAQQAIAVADAAERYASGAIEATNRANLQIRGIGNEQTALIDSLLATDLGPRTAAGDDVRNLMLSPGAGIDRRMLFDTRPLAGQILATLQSQEVFHDLSAKFAVQLDGGEDLAMLEHPHDLWLSAFEQDGERRLAFGLAGCPTDSPAGSVALADGHALVVAVLELFLELARPEQTRMRHLLAEYPIEGMLLRLAERVPLQAVVGWQRVSGSSDLHMGAHPQAESGVVYVGAVPPLGRLDPTMLRGVAQLAREFGDSSLRFTPWQSLLLPNVRMDNATEVMGRLQRLGLSCEADQPLSRLIACTGSSGCAKGLAETKGDALQLAALLHRHGPALNMHLSGCQRSCAAAHTAPVTLLAVAHGHYDLYFRDAAQPGFGALHARNLTIEAVATLLDARSRSPLDA from the coding sequence ATACCCAACCGCTTGCGCCCTTCCGCCTGTCCCGGGTTGTTGCGTGTCGTCCAGGCATTGGACGGTGGTATTTGCCGGATCAAACTCGACGGTGGCGCCATCCGTGCGCAACAGGCAATCGCTGTGGCCGATGCCGCCGAGCGTTACGCCAGCGGCGCGATCGAGGCGACCAACCGGGCCAACCTGCAGATCCGCGGCATTGGCAACGAGCAAACAGCGTTGATCGACAGCCTGCTGGCCACCGATCTGGGGCCGCGCACGGCGGCTGGCGACGATGTGCGCAACCTGATGCTCAGCCCCGGCGCCGGGATCGATCGGCGCATGCTGTTCGACACTCGCCCGCTGGCCGGGCAGATCCTCGCCACACTGCAAAGCCAGGAAGTGTTCCACGACCTCAGTGCCAAGTTCGCCGTGCAACTCGATGGTGGCGAAGACCTGGCGATGCTCGAACATCCCCATGACCTGTGGCTCTCGGCGTTTGAGCAAGATGGCGAGCGACGGTTGGCGTTTGGGCTGGCGGGATGCCCGACGGACAGTCCCGCCGGTTCGGTTGCATTGGCTGACGGGCACGCTTTGGTGGTCGCGGTCCTTGAGTTGTTCCTTGAACTGGCGCGCCCCGAGCAGACACGGATGCGCCATTTGCTGGCCGAGTACCCGATCGAGGGCATGCTGCTTCGACTGGCCGAGCGAGTACCGCTGCAAGCCGTTGTCGGTTGGCAGCGGGTTTCGGGCTCCAGTGATTTGCACATGGGTGCCCATCCCCAGGCTGAGTCCGGTGTTGTCTATGTTGGGGCCGTCCCGCCGCTGGGACGGCTCGATCCGACGATGCTGCGGGGGGTGGCACAACTGGCACGGGAGTTTGGTGATTCCAGTCTGCGCTTCACACCCTGGCAAAGCCTGCTGCTGCCCAATGTCCGCATGGACAACGCCACCGAAGTCATGGGGCGTTTGCAACGCTTGGGCTTGTCCTGCGAAGCCGATCAGCCATTGTCCCGGTTGATCGCCTGCACCGGTTCCAGCGGTTGCGCCAAGGGGTTGGCCGAGACCAAGGGCGATGCCCTGCAACTGGCCGCGCTGCTGCACCGCCATGGACCGGCACTGAACATGCACCTGAGCGGTTGCCAGCGCTCCTGCGCCGCCGCGCATACGGCGCCCGTCACATTACTGGCCGTCGCCCACGGTCACTACGATCTCTATTTTCGCGATGCAGCGCAGCCGGGTTTCGGCGCGCTGCACGCACGCAACCTTACTATTGAAGCGGTCGCGACCCTGCTCGACGCCCGCTCACGGAGCCCCCTTGATGCTTGA
- a CDS encoding precorrin-8X methylmutase, with amino-acid sequence MLDYIRDGQEIYRNSFAIIRAEANLERIPADLEKLAVRVIHACGMVEAIDGLQFSAGAGKAGRDALAAGAPILCDARMVSEGVTRARLPANNPVICTLRDESVPELARELGNTRSAAALELWRPHLEGSVVVIGNAPTALFYLLEMLDAGAPKPALILGFPVGFVGAAESKAALAADSRGVPFVIMQGRLGGSAMAAAAVNALATEIE; translated from the coding sequence ATGCTTGATTACATCCGCGATGGTCAGGAGATCTATCGCAACTCCTTCGCGATCATTCGCGCCGAGGCCAACCTCGAGCGAATCCCGGCCGATCTGGAGAAACTCGCGGTCCGTGTCATTCACGCCTGCGGTATGGTCGAGGCCATCGACGGCTTGCAGTTTTCCGCAGGGGCGGGCAAGGCCGGGCGTGATGCGCTGGCGGCCGGCGCGCCGATTTTGTGCGATGCGCGGATGGTCTCAGAAGGCGTGACCCGCGCGCGGTTGCCGGCGAACAATCCGGTGATCTGTACCCTGCGCGACGAGAGTGTTCCGGAACTGGCCCGTGAATTGGGTAACACCCGCTCAGCCGCTGCTCTGGAACTGTGGCGTCCGCACCTGGAAGGCAGCGTGGTAGTCATCGGCAACGCCCCGACGGCACTGTTTTACTTGCTGGAAATGCTCGACGCCGGTGCGCCGAAGCCGGCGCTGATCCTCGGTTTCCCGGTGGGCTTCGTCGGTGCCGCCGAATCCAAGGCAGCGCTGGCGGCCGACAGCCGTGGCGTGCCTTTCGTCATCATGCAGGGTCGCCTGGGCGGTAGCGCCATGGCCGCCGCCGCCGTCAATGCCCTCGCCACGGAGATCGAATGA
- a CDS encoding precorrin-2 C(20)-methyltransferase — MQQPGRLIGLGVGPGDPELITVKALRLLRESPVVAYFVAKGKKGNAFGIIEAHLQEAQNLLPLVYPVTTEALPAPLSYEQVISDFYDDAADELATHLDAGRDVAVICEGDPFFYGSYMYLHDRLAERYQAEVVPGVCSMLGGASVLGAPLVYRNQSLSVLSGVLPHEELKRRLADADAAVIMKLGRNFPKVRLVLEELGLAERALYVERATMANQKIVPLDQVEPMSSPYFSLIIVPGERWQG, encoded by the coding sequence ATGCAGCAACCTGGACGTTTGATTGGCCTCGGCGTCGGCCCTGGTGATCCGGAACTGATTACCGTCAAGGCCCTGCGCTTGCTGCGCGAATCCCCCGTGGTGGCGTACTTCGTGGCCAAGGGCAAGAAAGGCAACGCCTTCGGCATCATCGAGGCGCATCTGCAGGAAGCGCAGAATCTGTTGCCGCTGGTGTACCCGGTGACCACCGAAGCCTTGCCGGCACCGCTGTCCTACGAGCAAGTGATCAGCGACTTCTACGATGACGCCGCCGACGAACTGGCGACGCATCTCGATGCCGGTCGTGACGTGGCGGTGATCTGCGAAGGCGATCCGTTCTTCTACGGCTCCTACATGTACCTGCACGACCGGCTCGCCGAGCGTTATCAGGCCGAAGTCGTGCCCGGTGTGTGCTCGATGCTCGGCGGGGCCTCGGTGCTCGGTGCGCCGTTGGTGTATCGCAATCAGAGTCTGTCGGTGTTGTCCGGAGTGCTGCCGCACGAGGAACTCAAGCGACGCCTGGCCGATGCCGATGCGGCGGTGATCATGAAACTGGGGCGCAACTTTCCCAAGGTTCGCCTGGTGCTGGAAGAGCTCGGCCTGGCTGAACGCGCGTTGTACGTCGAGCGCGCGACCATGGCCAATCAGAAGATCGTGCCGCTGGACCAGGTCGAGCCGATGTCCTCGCCGTACTTCTCGTTGATCATCGTTCCCGGCGAAAGGTGGCAAGGCTGA
- the cobJ gene encoding precorrin-3B C(17)-methyltransferase yields MTRPVPAIVILGNGSLATARSIQQVYPEALIHGLTERVDGADRVYHEFGATLREFYQQGTPIIALCAAGIVIRTLAPLLLEKGAEPPVLAVAEDGSAVVPLLGGLGGVNMMAREIAAALEVAAAITTSGELRFGTCLLNPPSGYALGDLELGKRFVSDLLAGETVRIEGEAPWLAQAQLPEDAQSRLAVHVGHAERAPAANELLIYPRNVVVAVEAGLVSVAGAIREALHQAGIAVQSLACLLAADTEMANPALREAALELGVPLRFVGVGADLDERLRQAIGQPVTLHGDDTLAIAVADQPLDPLQIGRPRGRLAVIGLGPGAAELMVPAVKAELARANDVLGYETYVRMAGPFRDDQVLHCTDNREEMQRARHAFELAAQGRSVVVVSSGDPGVFAMAAAVLEALHESTDVHWHNVDLEILPGVSASLATAAQAGAPLGHDFCVLSLSDNLKPWAIIEKRLDLAAQADLAMAFYNPISRSRPWQLGRALEIVAQHRAPETPVVLGRDVGRPGQTLRVTTLSQLTPDQVDMRTMVLIGSSTTRVFHRSQGMSWVYTPRSYGDKLSDIN; encoded by the coding sequence ATGACCCGTCCAGTTCCGGCGATTGTCATTCTCGGCAATGGCAGCCTCGCTACCGCACGCAGCATCCAGCAGGTGTACCCCGAAGCCCTGATCCATGGCCTGACCGAACGGGTCGACGGCGCGGATCGGGTCTATCACGAATTCGGCGCGACCCTGCGCGAGTTCTATCAACAGGGCACACCGATCATTGCCTTGTGCGCGGCCGGGATCGTAATCCGCACGCTGGCGCCCTTGTTGCTGGAAAAAGGCGCCGAACCACCGGTATTGGCGGTGGCCGAGGATGGCAGCGCCGTGGTTCCGCTGCTGGGTGGTCTCGGTGGAGTGAATATGATGGCGCGGGAGATTGCCGCTGCGCTTGAAGTCGCGGCGGCGATCACCACCAGCGGCGAGCTGCGTTTCGGCACCTGCCTGCTCAACCCGCCCAGCGGTTATGCCCTTGGCGATCTGGAGCTGGGCAAGCGTTTCGTTTCCGACCTGCTCGCCGGCGAAACGGTGCGCATTGAAGGTGAAGCCCCTTGGCTGGCGCAGGCGCAGTTGCCTGAAGATGCGCAGTCTCGACTGGCGGTACATGTCGGTCATGCCGAGCGGGCACCCGCGGCCAACGAATTATTGATCTACCCGCGCAATGTAGTGGTCGCCGTGGAAGCTGGTCTGGTGAGCGTCGCGGGGGCGATCCGCGAGGCGTTGCATCAGGCAGGAATCGCCGTGCAGTCGCTGGCTTGCCTTTTGGCGGCCGATACCGAAATGGCCAATCCTGCGCTGCGTGAGGCAGCGCTTGAACTGGGCGTGCCGTTGCGCTTTGTCGGTGTCGGGGCTGATCTCGACGAGCGCCTGCGTCAAGCCATCGGCCAGCCAGTCACCCTCCATGGCGATGATACGCTCGCAATTGCGGTGGCCGATCAGCCGCTGGACCCGTTGCAGATCGGCCGCCCTCGCGGACGCTTGGCCGTGATCGGCTTGGGGCCTGGTGCTGCCGAGCTGATGGTGCCGGCCGTGAAGGCTGAACTGGCCCGCGCCAATGATGTATTGGGCTACGAAACCTACGTGCGCATGGCCGGGCCGTTTCGCGACGATCAGGTGCTGCATTGCACCGATAACCGCGAAGAGATGCAGCGCGCCCGTCACGCTTTCGAATTGGCGGCCCAAGGGCGTTCGGTGGTGGTGGTTTCTTCCGGCGATCCGGGGGTTTTCGCCATGGCTGCGGCGGTGCTGGAGGCGCTGCACGAGTCCACCGACGTCCATTGGCACAACGTCGATCTGGAAATTTTGCCGGGGGTTTCGGCTTCGCTGGCGACGGCTGCCCAGGCGGGTGCGCCGCTGGGTCATGACTTCTGTGTGCTGTCGCTGTCGGATAACCTAAAGCCATGGGCAATCATTGAGAAACGCCTGGACCTGGCAGCGCAAGCTGATCTGGCAATGGCGTTCTACAATCCGATATCGCGTTCCCGACCTTGGCAATTGGGGCGTGCGCTGGAGATCGTCGCCCAACATCGCGCACCTGAAACGCCAGTCGTGCTAGGGCGTGATGTCGGACGCCCGGGGCAGACATTACGCGTGACGACGCTCTCTCAATTGACTCCAGATCAGGTCGACATGCGGACCATGGTGTTGATTGGTTCATCCACGACTCGTGTGTTTCATCGTTCGCAAGGAATGTCGTGGGTTTATACGCCGCGTAGCTATGGTGATAAGTTAAGCGATATCAACTAG
- a CDS encoding MarC family protein, with amino-acid sequence MLHVLFSVYLKMLVLYSPFFVLSCFISLTRGYSRKEQRRLAWKVAVATLVSSVLLYLFGRVIFSVFGITVDAFRIGAGSVLFISALGMAQGKSAVQTDNVQQDVTIVPLTIPLTVGPGTIGALLVMGVSQPHWDDKLTAIVSIALASFTVGVVLFLSGRIERILGDQGLQIVSRLMGLFVCALAAQIIFTGVKGYLVP; translated from the coding sequence ATGCTCCATGTGTTGTTCAGCGTTTATTTGAAGATGCTGGTGCTCTACAGCCCATTCTTCGTGTTGTCCTGCTTCATCAGCCTGACCCGTGGTTATTCGCGCAAGGAACAGCGTCGGCTGGCCTGGAAAGTAGCAGTCGCCACCCTGGTCTCCAGCGTTCTGCTGTATCTGTTCGGCCGAGTGATTTTCAGTGTGTTCGGCATTACCGTGGACGCATTCCGCATCGGCGCCGGCAGTGTGCTGTTCATCTCGGCGCTGGGCATGGCACAAGGCAAATCGGCGGTACAGACCGACAATGTGCAGCAGGATGTCACCATCGTTCCGCTGACCATCCCGCTGACAGTCGGCCCCGGCACCATCGGCGCCTTGCTGGTGATGGGCGTGAGCCAGCCGCACTGGGACGACAAGCTCACGGCCATTGTCAGCATTGCCCTGGCCAGTTTTACCGTGGGCGTGGTGCTGTTTTTGTCCGGTCGTATCGAGCGGATTCTCGGCGACCAGGGGCTACAGATCGTCAGCCGATTGATGGGGTTGTTCGTGTGTGCACTGGCGGCACAGATCATCTTCACCGGGGTGAAGGGTTATCTGGTGCCTTGA
- a CDS encoding response regulator — protein sequence MRWLRIAISLTVTLLTLLCMLPAQAAQGSGWAVLLDEQGDLQLSDIRSARYTNQFSPIELDRITAAEPDGALWLRFRLAPGKHEQLLRVFAPDLRQFNMYVLDGDKLIDQSSTGNERPQSERPLPSSDFMLALPQSDNPLDVYLRLASDHQLRPYITLQSAILSAANQNQTLIYGLLFGCIAMLILHNLIRYAYTRSRSAVWLATCEGLLMLSLLLLLNLAGPWLPDWHALQTPGAYLALIMTAPCGLMLAYRFFAPLGPHPLNRLLLGEVLLITACGLMLLFVNTLPLNFITYGLVALAGLTMLFISAYHWQKGYRPARLFVAAMLVFNLGTLVILPALLGLTLIEPNGLITTLLVFICISGLLMSIALSERQRRITEDRFSISRDLAASNAEINAKAEFLAKISHEIRTPMNGVLGMTELLLGTPLSVKQRDYVQTIHSAGNELLTLINEILDISKLESGQIELDDVQFDLNALIEDCLSIFRAKAEQQNVELISFIQPQVPRVISGDPTRLRQTLLSLLESALKKTDEGEILIVVALDERNTKPRLRIAVQDSGEPMDAEERDALMHAELHSRHFLSATQLGGNLGLVIARQLIRLMQGEFGIKSGSNQGSTLWLTLPLDPDRLEHPTSDLDGPLQGARVLVVDDNDTCRKVLVQQCSAWGLNVSAASSGKEALALLRTKAHLRDYFDVVLLDQNMPGMTGMQLAAKIKEDPSLNHDILLIMLTGISNAPSKIIARNSGIKRILAKPVAGYTLKTTLADELTQRNKGLVATQPAPIGPTLPVKVPCDFRILVAEDNSISTKVIRGMLSKLNLQPDTACNGEEALQAMKAQRYDLVLMDCEMPILDGFSATQQLRAWEVGNQRVRTPVVALTAHILAEHKERARQAGMDGHMAKPVELSQLRELIEHWVAQRDQQNRTTTQTS from the coding sequence GTGCGCTGGCTCAGGATTGCCATAAGCTTGACCGTCACGTTGCTGACCTTGCTCTGCATGCTACCGGCCCAAGCCGCGCAAGGCAGTGGCTGGGCGGTATTGCTCGACGAACAGGGCGACCTGCAACTGAGCGACATCCGTTCCGCACGCTACACCAATCAATTCAGCCCTATCGAACTCGACCGCATTACCGCAGCCGAACCCGATGGCGCGCTATGGTTGCGATTCAGGCTTGCACCGGGCAAACACGAACAGTTGCTGCGCGTGTTCGCGCCTGACCTGCGCCAGTTCAACATGTACGTACTGGACGGCGACAAGCTGATCGATCAATCCAGCACGGGCAACGAACGCCCCCAATCCGAGCGACCATTGCCCAGCAGCGACTTCATGCTGGCCCTGCCGCAAAGCGACAACCCCCTCGACGTGTACCTGCGACTGGCCTCCGACCACCAGCTACGGCCCTATATCACTCTGCAATCGGCGATCCTCTCGGCCGCCAACCAGAACCAGACGCTGATCTATGGCCTGCTGTTCGGTTGCATCGCCATGCTGATCCTGCACAACCTCATCCGCTATGCCTACACCCGCTCGCGCAGCGCCGTCTGGTTGGCGACGTGCGAAGGGCTGTTGATGCTCAGCCTGCTGTTGCTGCTGAACCTCGCCGGCCCCTGGCTGCCGGACTGGCATGCGCTGCAAACGCCGGGGGCTTACCTGGCATTGATAATGACCGCGCCTTGCGGCCTGATGCTTGCCTATCGCTTCTTCGCCCCGCTCGGGCCGCATCCGCTGAACCGGTTGCTGCTTGGCGAGGTCCTGCTCATCACCGCGTGCGGCCTGATGCTGCTGTTCGTCAATACCTTGCCGCTGAACTTCATTACCTACGGCCTGGTCGCCCTGGCTGGCCTGACCATGCTGTTCATCAGCGCCTATCACTGGCAAAAAGGTTATCGCCCGGCTCGCCTCTTCGTGGCGGCCATGCTGGTGTTCAACCTCGGGACGCTGGTCATCCTGCCCGCGCTGCTGGGGCTGACCCTGATCGAACCCAATGGACTGATCACCACATTGCTGGTGTTCATCTGCATCAGCGGCCTGCTGATGAGCATTGCGTTGAGCGAGCGCCAGCGCCGCATCACCGAAGACCGATTCAGCATCAGTCGTGACCTGGCGGCCAGCAACGCCGAGATCAACGCCAAGGCCGAGTTCCTGGCGAAGATCAGCCATGAGATCCGTACCCCGATGAACGGTGTCCTCGGCATGACCGAGCTGTTGCTGGGCACGCCGCTTTCGGTCAAGCAACGCGACTACGTGCAGACGATCCACAGCGCCGGTAACGAATTGCTGACATTGATCAACGAAATTCTCGACATTTCCAAACTCGAGTCCGGACAGATCGAACTGGACGATGTGCAGTTCGACCTCAACGCGCTGATCGAAGACTGCCTGAGCATCTTCCGCGCCAAGGCCGAGCAGCAAAACGTCGAGTTGATCAGCTTCATCCAGCCGCAAGTGCCACGGGTGATCAGTGGTGACCCGACACGCTTGCGCCAGACGCTGTTGAGCCTGCTCGAAAGCGCCCTGAAAAAAACCGATGAAGGCGAAATCCTGATCGTCGTGGCGCTCGACGAGCGCAACACCAAACCACGCCTGCGTATCGCCGTGCAGGACAGCGGCGAGCCCATGGACGCCGAAGAGCGCGACGCCCTGATGCACGCCGAACTGCACAGCCGGCATTTTCTTTCGGCCACCCAGCTGGGCGGCAACCTGGGGCTGGTGATTGCCCGCCAGCTGATCCGCTTGATGCAGGGGGAATTCGGGATCAAGAGCGGCAGCAACCAGGGCAGCACTCTGTGGCTGACCCTGCCGCTGGACCCGGATCGCCTCGAACACCCGACCTCCGACCTCGACGGCCCACTGCAGGGTGCGCGGGTATTGGTGGTGGACGACAATGACACCTGTCGCAAGGTCCTGGTGCAGCAATGCAGCGCCTGGGGCCTGAACGTCAGCGCCGCATCTTCCGGCAAAGAGGCGCTGGCACTGCTGCGCACCAAAGCTCATTTGCGCGATTACTTCGATGTGGTCCTTCTGGACCAGAACATGCCCGGCATGACCGGCATGCAACTGGCGGCCAAGATCAAGGAAGACCCGAGCCTGAACCATGACATCCTGCTGATCATGCTCACCGGCATCAGCAACGCACCGAGCAAGATCATCGCGCGCAACTCCGGGATCAAGCGCATCCTCGCCAAGCCGGTGGCCGGCTACACCCTCAAGACCACCCTGGCCGACGAACTGACCCAGCGCAACAAAGGGCTCGTCGCGACCCAGCCCGCACCAATAGGCCCGACGCTGCCGGTCAAGGTCCCTTGCGACTTCCGCATTCTGGTGGCTGAAGACAACAGCATCTCGACCAAGGTGATCCGCGGCATGCTGAGCAAGCTCAACCTGCAACCGGATACCGCCTGCAACGGCGAAGAAGCCCTGCAGGCGATGAAAGCCCAGCGTTACGACCTGGTGCTAATGGACTGCGAAATGCCGATCCTCGACGGCTTCTCGGCCACCCAGCAACTGCGCGCCTGGGAAGTCGGCAACCAGCGGGTTCGCACCCCTGTGGTGGCGTTGACCGCCCATATCCTTGCCGAACACAAAGAGCGTGCGCGCCAGGCCGGCATGGACGGACACATGGCCAAGCCGGTGGAACTGTCGCAGTTGCGCGAACTGATCGAGCACTGGGTCGCCCAGCGTGACCAGCAGAATCGCACGACAACCCAAACGTCCTGA
- the purD gene encoding phosphoribosylamine--glycine ligase, which produces MNVLIIGSGGREHALAWKVAQDPRVQKVFVAPGNAGTAIEAKCENVAIDVLALEQLADFAEKNVSLTIVGPEVPLVAGVVDLFRSRGLDCFGPTAGAAQLEGSKAFTKDFLARHKIPTADYQNFTEIEPALAYMREKGAPIVIKADGLAAGKGVIVAMTLAEAEDAVRDMLAGNAFGDAGSRVVIEEFLDGEEASFIVMVDGKNVLPMATSQDHKRVGDGDTGPNTGGMGAYSPAPVVTAEVHKRVMDLVIWPTVRGMAEEGNVYTGFLYAGLMIDKAGNPKVIEFNCRFGDPETQPVMLRLQSSLVLLVEAALAQALDKVEAQWDPRPSVGIVLAAGGYPGDYAKGVAIKGLDTAAALEGKVFHAGTALKDGQVVTAGGRVLCATAMGASVDAAQQQAYKLAASIDWEGCFYRKDIGYRAIARERGENQE; this is translated from the coding sequence ATGAATGTTTTGATCATTGGCAGCGGTGGCCGTGAACACGCCCTGGCCTGGAAAGTGGCTCAGGATCCGCGCGTGCAGAAGGTGTTCGTGGCTCCGGGCAACGCCGGTACCGCCATCGAAGCCAAGTGCGAGAACGTCGCCATCGACGTACTGGCGCTTGAACAACTGGCAGACTTTGCCGAGAAAAACGTTTCCCTGACCATCGTTGGCCCTGAAGTGCCACTGGTTGCCGGTGTTGTGGACCTGTTCCGCAGCCGTGGCCTGGACTGCTTCGGTCCGACCGCTGGCGCCGCACAGCTGGAAGGTTCGAAAGCCTTCACCAAGGACTTCCTGGCTCGCCACAAGATCCCGACTGCCGACTACCAGAACTTCACCGAGATCGAGCCGGCCCTGGCTTATATGCGTGAAAAAGGCGCTCCGATCGTGATCAAGGCCGATGGCCTGGCCGCCGGTAAAGGCGTGATCGTCGCCATGACCCTGGCCGAAGCCGAAGACGCCGTGCGCGACATGCTGGCGGGCAATGCCTTTGGCGATGCGGGTTCGCGCGTGGTCATCGAAGAGTTCCTTGACGGCGAAGAAGCCAGCTTTATCGTCATGGTCGACGGCAAGAACGTGCTGCCGATGGCCACCAGCCAGGACCACAAACGCGTCGGCGACGGCGACACCGGTCCGAACACCGGTGGCATGGGTGCTTACTCCCCGGCGCCAGTGGTCACCGCCGAAGTGCACAAGCGCGTCATGGACCTGGTGATCTGGCCGACCGTGCGCGGCATGGCCGAGGAAGGCAACGTCTACACTGGTTTCCTGTACGCTGGCCTGATGATCGACAAGGCCGGCAACCCAAAAGTCATCGAATTCAACTGCCGCTTTGGCGACCCTGAGACCCAACCGGTGATGCTGCGCTTGCAGTCGAGCCTGGTGCTGCTGGTCGAAGCAGCTCTGGCCCAGGCGCTGGACAAGGTCGAAGCACAATGGGATCCACGTCCGAGCGTCGGTATCGTGCTGGCCGCTGGCGGCTATCCTGGTGACTACGCTAAAGGCGTGGCCATCAAGGGGCTGGATACAGCCGCCGCACTGGAAGGCAAAGTCTTCCACGCCGGCACTGCGCTCAAGGACGGTCAAGTCGTAACGGCCGGTGGTCGGGTGCTTTGCGCCACGGCCATGGGTGCCAGCGTTGATGCTGCGCAGCAGCAGGCCTACAAGCTGGCGGCATCGATTGACTGGGAAGGCTGTTTCTATCGCAAGGACATTGGCTACCGCGCCATTGCCCGCGAGCGTGGCGAAAATCAGGAATAA
- the purH gene encoding bifunctional phosphoribosylaminoimidazolecarboxamide formyltransferase/IMP cyclohydrolase, with protein MTDQTTRLPIRRALISVSDKTGILEFAKELEALGVEILSTGGTFKLLQDNGVAAVEVADYTGFAEMMDGRVKTLHPKIHGGILGRRGIDDAIMNEHGIKPIDLVAVNLYPFEATINKPGCDLPTAIENIDIGGPTMVRSAAKNHKDVAIVVNAGDYANVLENLKAGGLTYAQRFDLMLKAFEHTAAYDGMIANYMGTVNQAAETLSTSGRSEFPRTFNSQFIKAQEMRYGENPHQSAAFYVEAKPAEVGIATATQLQGKELSYNNVADTDAALECVKSFVKPACVIVKHANPCGVAVSPDAEGGIRKAYDLAYATDTESAFGGIIAFNRELDAETAKAIVERQFVEVIIAPSVSEEARAIVAAKANVRLLACGEWSADRAAAWDYKRVNGGLLVQSRDIGMIGADDLKVVTKRAPSEQEIHDLIFAWKVAKYVKSNAIVYAKNRQTIGVGAGQMSRVNSARIAAIKAEHAGLQVVGSVMASDAFFPFRDGLDNAAKAGVTAVIQPGGSMRDAEVIAAADEAGIAMVFTGMRHFRH; from the coding sequence ATGACCGACCAGACTACCCGCCTGCCGATCCGCCGCGCCTTGATCAGCGTTTCCGACAAGACCGGGATCCTCGAATTCGCCAAGGAGCTTGAAGCCCTGGGCGTCGAGATCCTCTCCACCGGCGGGACGTTCAAGCTGCTGCAGGACAACGGCGTTGCCGCAGTGGAAGTCGCGGACTACACAGGTTTTGCCGAAATGATGGACGGCCGGGTGAAGACCCTGCACCCGAAAATCCACGGCGGTATCCTCGGTCGTCGCGGTATCGACGACGCCATCATGAACGAGCACGGCATCAAGCCGATCGACCTGGTAGCGGTCAACCTGTACCCGTTCGAAGCCACCATCAACAAGCCAGGCTGCGACCTGCCGACCGCCATCGAGAACATCGACATCGGTGGCCCGACCATGGTTCGTTCGGCAGCGAAAAACCATAAAGACGTAGCGATCGTGGTGAACGCCGGCGATTACGCCAACGTTCTGGAAAATCTGAAAGCCGGCGGCCTGACTTACGCACAGCGTTTCGACCTGATGCTCAAGGCCTTCGAGCACACCGCGGCTTACGACGGCATGATCGCCAACTACATGGGCACCGTGAACCAGGCTGCCGAGACCCTCTCGACCTCCGGCCGCAGCGAATTCCCGCGCACCTTCAACAGCCAGTTCATCAAGGCCCAGGAAATGCGCTACGGCGAGAACCCGCACCAGAGCGCGGCGTTCTATGTTGAAGCCAAACCTGCCGAAGTCGGCATCGCCACCGCGACCCAGCTGCAAGGCAAGGAACTGTCGTACAACAACGTGGCCGACACCGACGCCGCGCTGGAATGCGTGAAGAGCTTCGTCAAGCCGGCCTGCGTGATCGTCAAGCACGCCAACCCGTGCGGCGTGGCTGTCAGCCCTGATGCCGAAGGCGGCATCCGCAAGGCCTACGACCTGGCCTACGCCACCGACACCGAATCCGCCTTCGGCGGCATCATCGCCTTCAACCGCGAACTGGACGCCGAGACCGCCAAGGCCATCGTCGAACGTCAGTTCGTCGAAGTGATCATTGCCCCAAGCGTCAGCGAAGAAGCCCGCGCCATCGTCGCTGCCAAAGCCAACGTACGCCTGCTGGCCTGCGGCGAGTGGTCGGCTGACCGCGCGGCGGCCTGGGACTACAAGCGCGTCAACGGTGGCCTGCTGGTACAGAGCCGCGACATCGGCATGATCGGCGCCGACGACCTGAAAGTGGTGACCAAGCGCGCACCGAGCGAGCAGGAAATCCACGACCTGATCTTTGCCTGGAAAGTCGCCAAGTACGTGAAGTCCAACGCCATCGTCTACGCCAAGAATCGCCAGACCATCGGTGTCGGCGCCGGCCAGATGAGCCGCGTGAACTCCGCACGAATTGCTGCAATCAAAGCAGAACATGCCGGCTTGCAGGTAGTCGGTTCGGTGATGGCTTCCGACGCTTTCTTCCCGTTCCGCGACGGTCTGGACAATGCGGCCAAGGCGGGCGTGACTGCCGTGATCCAGCCAGGCGGCTCGATGCGTGATGCCGAAGTGATTGCTGCTGCCGACGAAGCCGGCATCGCGATGGTATTCACCGGCATGCGCCACTTCCGTCACTAA